In Actinomycetota bacterium, a single genomic region encodes these proteins:
- the icd gene encoding NADP-dependent isocitrate dehydrogenase yields the protein MALPITMGPDGLVVPDNPIIPFIEGDGTGPDIWRASRFVFDSAVEKAYGGHRRIGWKEVLAGQKAYDEAGEWLPSETVDAFREYLVSIKGPLTTPVGGGIRSLNVALRQTLDLYVCLRPVRYFDGVPSPVKHPELVDMVIFRENTEDVYAGRELEEGSPEAKSLLEFMKSRFGWDIRPDSGLGLKPVSETASKRLVRAAMNYALESNRTSVTLVHKGNIMKFTEGAFRTWGYELVKDEFSDVAVSWEDCGGEPGDKLLVKDVIADAFLQQILTRPAEYEVIATLNLNGDYFSDALAAQVGGIGIAPGGNINYENGIALFEATHGTAPKYAGMDKVNPGSLILSGEMMFRYLGWDDVADLIVKGLKAAIADKIVTYDFARLMDGATKVKTSEFAQAMVERM from the coding sequence ATGGCGCTACCGATCACGATGGGACCCGACGGACTCGTCGTTCCCGACAATCCGATCATCCCCTTCATCGAGGGTGACGGTACCGGCCCCGACATCTGGCGGGCATCCCGCTTTGTCTTCGACTCGGCGGTGGAGAAGGCCTACGGCGGTCATCGCCGCATTGGGTGGAAAGAGGTACTTGCCGGTCAGAAGGCGTACGACGAGGCAGGCGAGTGGCTTCCCTCGGAGACGGTGGACGCGTTCCGCGAGTACCTGGTCAGTATCAAGGGTCCGTTGACGACACCGGTTGGCGGTGGAATTCGAAGCCTCAATGTTGCGCTCCGGCAGACCCTGGATTTGTACGTGTGCCTGCGGCCCGTACGGTATTTCGACGGTGTCCCCTCGCCGGTGAAGCATCCCGAACTCGTCGATATGGTGATCTTTCGTGAGAACACCGAGGACGTCTACGCAGGCCGCGAACTCGAAGAAGGCTCGCCGGAAGCGAAGAGTCTGCTCGAGTTCATGAAGTCCCGGTTCGGCTGGGATATCCGCCCCGACAGCGGCCTCGGCCTGAAACCGGTGTCCGAGACGGCGTCCAAGCGTCTCGTCCGGGCGGCGATGAACTATGCGTTGGAGAGCAATCGTACGTCGGTGACGCTCGTCCACAAGGGCAATATCATGAAGTTCACCGAAGGCGCGTTCCGCACGTGGGGCTACGAGCTCGTCAAGGACGAGTTCTCCGACGTCGCGGTGAGCTGGGAAGACTGTGGGGGTGAGCCCGGCGACAAGCTGCTCGTCAAGGATGTGATCGCCGACGCGTTCCTTCAGCAGATTCTCACCCGACCGGCGGAGTACGAGGTGATCGCCACGCTCAATCTGAATGGCGACTATTTCTCGGATGCGCTGGCCGCGCAGGTCGGTGGGATCGGGATCGCCCCGGGAGGCAACATCAACTACGAGAACGGGATCGCACTGTTCGAGGCGACCCACGGAACCGCACCGAAGTACGCCGGTATGGACAAGGTGAACCCTGGGTCGCTGATCCTGTCCGGCGAGATGATGTTCCGGTATCTCGGCTGGGATGACGTGGCGGATCTGATCGTCAAAGGCCTCAAGGCCGCAATTGCCGACAAGATCGTCACCTACGACTTCGCCCGTCTCATGGACGGCGCGACGAAGGTGAAGACATCCGAGTTCGCGCAGGCGATGGTCGAACGGATGTAG
- the folD gene encoding bifunctional methylenetetrahydrofolate dehydrogenase/methenyltetrahydrofolate cyclohydrolase FolD translates to MSARILDGKEVAAAVREEVAEMVATIPKEVGLATVLVGDDPASHVYVRSKRRIAGKVGITSIHNEVPADVTQDDLEALVSRLNADTAVDGIIVQLPLPDHLDEQRITSLIDPGKDVDGLHPYNLGLLALERPRLVPCTPQGVMRILDHYGIETSGARAVIVGRSFLVGRPLGLLLGLKGTDATVTMAHSRTRNLSEVTREADILVAAVGRAKMIGADDVKPGAAVIDVGINRTEEGLVGDVDFDAVAEVAGWITPVPGGVGPMTVAMLMRNTATAARMHVG, encoded by the coding sequence TTGAGTGCCCGCATACTCGACGGAAAAGAAGTGGCGGCGGCCGTTCGGGAAGAGGTCGCCGAGATGGTTGCGACGATACCGAAAGAAGTGGGGCTGGCCACGGTGCTGGTAGGCGACGATCCGGCGTCTCATGTGTACGTCCGCAGCAAGCGGCGGATCGCGGGCAAGGTAGGCATCACTTCGATTCACAACGAGGTCCCCGCAGATGTCACCCAGGATGATCTCGAGGCGCTCGTGTCCCGGCTCAACGCCGACACCGCCGTCGACGGAATCATCGTGCAGCTTCCCTTGCCCGACCATCTCGACGAGCAGAGGATCACTTCCCTGATCGACCCCGGCAAGGACGTCGATGGGCTCCATCCTTACAACCTTGGCCTTCTCGCCCTGGAACGGCCCAGACTGGTGCCGTGCACACCTCAGGGTGTGATGCGCATCCTCGATCACTACGGCATCGAGACGTCGGGTGCTCGGGCGGTGATCGTCGGGCGGTCCTTTCTTGTGGGACGTCCGCTCGGTCTCCTGCTGGGCCTCAAGGGCACCGATGCCACAGTCACGATGGCGCACTCCCGAACTCGCAACCTGAGCGAAGTCACGCGGGAGGCAGACATCCTCGTTGCTGCGGTCGGCAGAGCCAAGATGATCGGCGCAGACGACGTGAAACCTGGGGCCGCCGTCATCGACGTCGGAATCAACCGCACCGAAGAAGGACTCGTCGGCGATGTCGATTTCGACGCGGTCGCCGAAGTGGCGGGATGGATCACCCCGGTCCCTGGAGGGGTCGGGCCGATGACCGTTGCCATGCTGATGCGCAACACCGCGACTGCGGCCCGAATGCACGTGGGATAA